A region of the Polynucleobacter asymbioticus genome:
GTTTAAATATCTCAGCACTAAAGTCGTGACTCACCCAGTGATTTGAAGATTGCGCAGTGACTCTCAGGGCGTCTGGAAGTGGTAAGCCAGTTTCCAGTAAATGCCCTAAGGTTCGACACCAATGACTCAGTGTTGCCAGTCTAAAGAGATTGCCGAACAAGGGTGTTCGCAATAAGAGAGCGTCACAATATTTTTGAAGTGAGCTAGATTTGATCCAGGCGCATACAAAGCCTGCGGCTATTACGAGCGTGCCGAGTAATATTTCTAGAAAGTAAGCTTGGATGCCACTCGAGATGGAGATGAGAATTCTGGTTGGTACCGGTAGCTCAGCCTGAAAGTGACCGAAGACTTCTTTAAATACAGGCACAACCCAAATCATCATCACTAGCACTAATAGGAAGGAGGTGGCTAAAGTAACCATAGGATAAGTCAGTGACTGCTGCACTTTTCTTCTCAGTTCAATCCGGGCTTCTAATTGCTGTGAGATAGTGCGTAGTGCCAAGCTAAGATCACCCGTTCTTTCGCTAACTCTGATGAGGTTTGAAAACTCTGGCGAAAATTTACCGTCTAGTGAGCTCAAGCAAAAAGAAAAGCTATTGCCTTTCTGAAGCAGTGTATGAACGTCTGCTAACCAAGTCTGCCAGGACTTTGGTGCGGAATGAATTAATAGCTGTATGGCATTCAGTAAGGGAAGTCCAGCCTGAATGAGCGCCAACATTTGTTGGGCAAAATATAGCTGCTCAGACTGACTGAGTTTTTTGTTTAGTAGCATCGGGACTAATGCCATGTACCAAGTTCGGAATCTAGTGAGATCTGATCTATTAAACCGGACTTCAGTAACTGCATTCCTGCTGAATGGATATCGAGAGCTTCAATAGATTGAAATAACTGTTTGGCCCCCAAAACCTCATGGACACCAATGCGACCAAAATAGCCCGATCCCTTACAAAGATTGCAGGGTGACTTTTGTGGAATTGAATTGCACTGCTTGCAGCGCTTTTGAATTAATCTTTGAGAGCTGACACAGCGAAGGCAGGATTCAATTGATTCTTGATCTATACCGAGGCTTTTAAGTCTTGTTAAAGCACCAATGGCGTTACGAGTATGAAGCGTGCTGAGCACTAAGTGCCCGGTTTGCGCAGCCTGAATAGCAAGCTGTGCGCTGGCAGAGTCCCGTATTTCACCAATCATGATGACATCTGGATCTTGGCGCAGAAGAGCGCGAATAATGGTTGGAAAGTCCAAGCCTGCTTTTGGGTGGTAAGCCACTTGATTGACGCCAGGAAGTCGGATTTCAATAGGATCCTCAACAGAGCAAATATTCCGCTGTACTTGGTTCAGGGCGCTTAAGCAGCTATATAAGGTGCGCGTCTTCCCGCTTCCAGTAGGACCTGTTACCAGAATTAGTCCATTGGTTTGGCCAATAGCATCTCGGACTATTGCAAGTTGCTCTGGCAGTAAGCCAATCTGATCTAGTGCCAACTCCTCTAGGCGGCTAGGCAAGATACGAACCACAGCTTTCTCACCATGCAAGGTAGGCAGAATGGATACTCGGCAATCAATATTGGGATGACTAAAGTCATAGCCAATCACAAGGCGTCCATCTTGAGGTAAACGCTTTTCTGCAATATCAAGGCGCGCTAATATTTTGATGCGCGTAATTAATCGCTCATGTAAATCAATAGGGTATTGATTTTGTAGAGTGAGGCGACCATCTACTCTCGTGCGAACTATCGTTTCTTGAGATCTCGCCTCAATATGAATATCCGTTGCCCGATTATTTAATGCATCAACAGCGATCTCATGCCAGGTCCGGATAATGTGAGAGTCATGTAGTGACTTACTCAATCTTGATTGGTCTGAACAAGAGGTTGGTATAGCTTGACTGTTTTCACCCCGTGCTCATCAAACTGAACAATCTCCATCACTACGCCAGCAATCCGAATGCTGACATCGTAATCAGGAATCGCTTCAAGCTTTTCTAAGATCAGGCCATTTAGGGTGCGCGGTCCGTCGAGCGGGAGGTCTAAGTTCAGAAGTCGGTTCAAATCTCGCAATGATGCGCTACCGCTAGCAAGATATGTCCCATCGGCTAACCAATGAGGGTCATTGGACAGATTCGAGAATGAAGTGGTGAACTCGCCGATGAGTTCTTCAACAATGTCTTCAAAAGTGACCAGGCCAAGTACCTCGCCGTACTCGTTCACTACTAAACTCAAGCGCTGTTGGTTGTCCTGGAAAAATTGCATCTGCTGCAGAACAGGCGTCCCGCTGGGAATGAAGTAAGGCTCATTTAGCAAGGATCTGAAGTCTTCATGGTGAAGCTCTGCATTACCTAGCAATGAAAGTGCTTTTTTTACAGACAGAATACCCACGATGCGCTCAGAGTCGCCATCGCATACTGGCAACTTGTTGTGATAGCAAGTCTCCAGTTGCTCAATCACTTCATCAATTGGACGAGAAAGATCTAATACTTCAATCTTGGAGCGGGGCGTCATCACATCATCGACCAAGATATTTTCAAGATTAAAAAGGTTGAGCAGAATATTGCGATGATGGGCAGAAACAAAGCGATTCGATTCTAGAACTAGGCTACGCAATTCTTCTTTACTCATTACCCTAGCATCAGTTGAAGTTTGCAATCCAGAGACCTTCATCAAGCCCGATACAAAGCTATTAATGAACCACAGTAGGGGTTTAAGAATGAACGTGAGGGGAAGAATGAACCAACCCACATTGCTAGCAATTTTTTCTGGGAAGGCTGCGCCAATCACTTTCGGCGTGATCTCGCTAAAAATAATGATGAGCAGTGCAACAACTAATGTAGCAATTGACAATACCAGACCGCTATCGCCAAAAATATGTAAGGCGATGCCAGTAACTAAAATTGGGAGAATGGTGTTGATGAGATTGTTGGAGATCAGTAGCACTGAAAGCAGGGAATCAATCCGCTTTAATAATTTTTCAGCGAGTGCGGCTCCAGCATTGCCACCATGAGCCATTGCACGTAGGCGATGACGATTGGAGGACAGCATGCTGGTTTCGGCCATCGAAAAGAAGCCGGATAGTGCGAGTAAAAACAGGACTAATGCGACTTGGCCAATAAAGGGCCAATCATCAAAAAAAGTGTCCATCAGTGATGCCTACAAAGAATAAGGAATAACCAATATAGCAAAGTGCTACTTCACTAGCTATAGCTACAAGGAAATCCTGTGTGAATTTATTCCGCAATGTATGTCAGAATCTTCGGCATGACTATTTCTACATCTGCTGAGTATTGCGTGATACCCGCCCCTTTTGGGCGCCTAGGGGTGCAAACAGAGCTGGTAGATGGTAGCTTGATGATCTCAAAAATCGATTATCTGCCTCCAGGCGCCACATTAATCACTCCCAAAAATGCCTTGGCTAAAGCATTTTCAAAACAGTGTGCTCAGTATTTCAAAGATGCTGCATTCTTATTTGATGTTCCATTAAAGCCAGCTGGAACAGTTCATCAGCAAAAAGTCTGGAATGCCACCCTGGGTATTGGAGTTGGCAAGACAAGCACCTATGGTGAGATCGCACAGGAGATTAAAAGCGGACCCCGTGCAGTTGGGACTGCTTGTGGCGCCAATCCTTACCCTCTGGTCACCCCGTGCCATAGAGTGATCTCTGCACAAGGTCTTGGGGGATTTATGAAGGAAGATGCCCCGGGTTTCTATCGCCAGGTCAAAATTTGGCTCTTAAAGCATGAGGGTGTGCTTTAGGGAGTTTTTAAAGATAGTTGTCTGAGTTGACTAGATGCTACATAAAAGAATGATTTCATGAGAAGGCTATTGCTAGCCGCAATCTTTGTGAATGCATAAAAGATCCAAACGGTATTTCTGGATAGTTTCACTTCAGACTTATGACTAAACTCCCTTCTGGCGGCAATCTTCTCCAGCGTCATGACTGCGAGGCCGAAGGCAAGAAAGCAGAAGCGCCTCATGCCTTCTTCATTTTCCGGAATGAGCAAAATGTAGCGCATCGAGTCTTGTAGTTTTTCGTAGGCAATTTTAAGAAGTGCAACTTGGGACATGGCTGCTGGTTTCCAAGAAACTCCACGGGCATGATCTTCTGGTGAGTCCTTCAGAATATTGGTCATTTGTAGGGCCTGGCCAAAATCGATTGCAAGCTGCTCATGCCCTTTAATCTGCTTTGCAAATCCAGAAGAGTAGTTGCTAAAGATGGTTGTCAGTAGCTCTCCCACCACGCCAGCCACCGCATAGCAGTACTCCTCAAACTCTGCGAGGTCCTTTAATCCCTTCTGGGTTTGTCGGCCATGGAAGTGCGACATGCCGTTAGACATAATTGAAACGCAACGACTAATTGCTGCCTTGTCTGCATCGGGAAAGGATTGGAGAATACGCAGAACGGTTGGGGTGTGCGCAATTAAATCAAGCTCATCGACATTGGAGTAGTCTTTCAATGCTTCAAGGCAGGGACTTACAAATGCCTCTACCGGAATGTTACCCAGAACAGCCTCTAAAAATAATCTCGATAAATCCTGTTTCTCTGTTGGGCTCAGTTCAGCCGCATCTTCAATTGTGTCAACAATCCGACATAGTAAATAGGTATTGCCAACTACGACTTCAATCGCTGGAGGTAGTAGGGGGATGGTGAGTGCAAAAGTACGTGATACAGAACCCAAAATCGCCTTCTGATAGGCTAAATCGCTATTGGGGTTCTCTTTTGGGTGTATGGCGGAATTCACCCATGAATTATGTCAGACCAGCTCGCCCAATTTTTGCCCCGATTGATTAAATGACATAAGTAACAAGGCCATATAATTTGACCAAATTCCTGAAGGAGAGATTGGGCGATGTTGATTTGGTTTGTCATCATCTATTGGGTGGTATCTGTAGGTATTGGCCTGTGGGCTGCACTACGGGTCAAAAACACAGCTGACTTTGCTGCAGCAGGGCATAGCCTTCCTTTGCCTATCGTTACCGCTACAGTCTTTGCTACCTGGTTTGGGTCC
Encoded here:
- a CDS encoding methylated-DNA--[protein]-cysteine S-methyltransferase is translated as MTISTSAEYCVIPAPFGRLGVQTELVDGSLMISKIDYLPPGATLITPKNALAKAFSKQCAQYFKDAAFLFDVPLKPAGTVHQQKVWNATLGIGVGKTSTYGEIAQEIKSGPRAVGTACGANPYPLVTPCHRVISAQGLGGFMKEDAPGFYRQVKIWLLKHEGVL
- a CDS encoding GspE/PulE family protein yields the protein MSKSLHDSHIIRTWHEIAVDALNNRATDIHIEARSQETIVRTRVDGRLTLQNQYPIDLHERLITRIKILARLDIAEKRLPQDGRLVIGYDFSHPNIDCRVSILPTLHGEKAVVRILPSRLEELALDQIGLLPEQLAIVRDAIGQTNGLILVTGPTGSGKTRTLYSCLSALNQVQRNICSVEDPIEIRLPGVNQVAYHPKAGLDFPTIIRALLRQDPDVIMIGEIRDSASAQLAIQAAQTGHLVLSTLHTRNAIGALTRLKSLGIDQESIESCLRCVSSQRLIQKRCKQCNSIPQKSPCNLCKGSGYFGRIGVHEVLGAKQLFQSIEALDIHSAGMQLLKSGLIDQISLDSELGTWH
- a CDS encoding squalene/phytoene synthase family protein, which translates into the protein MNSAIHPKENPNSDLAYQKAILGSVSRTFALTIPLLPPAIEVVVGNTYLLCRIVDTIEDAAELSPTEKQDLSRLFLEAVLGNIPVEAFVSPCLEALKDYSNVDELDLIAHTPTVLRILQSFPDADKAAISRCVSIMSNGMSHFHGRQTQKGLKDLAEFEEYCYAVAGVVGELLTTIFSNYSSGFAKQIKGHEQLAIDFGQALQMTNILKDSPEDHARGVSWKPAAMSQVALLKIAYEKLQDSMRYILLIPENEEGMRRFCFLAFGLAVMTLEKIAARREFSHKSEVKLSRNTVWIFYAFTKIAASNSLLMKSFFYVASSQLRQLSLKTP
- a CDS encoding HlyC/CorC family transporter, whose translation is MDTFFDDWPFIGQVALVLFLLALSGFFSMAETSMLSSNRHRLRAMAHGGNAGAALAEKLLKRIDSLLSVLLISNNLINTILPILVTGIALHIFGDSGLVLSIATLVVALLIIIFSEITPKVIGAAFPEKIASNVGWFILPLTFILKPLLWFINSFVSGLMKVSGLQTSTDARVMSKEELRSLVLESNRFVSAHHRNILLNLFNLENILVDDVMTPRSKIEVLDLSRPIDEVIEQLETCYHNKLPVCDGDSERIVGILSVKKALSLLGNAELHHEDFRSLLNEPYFIPSGTPVLQQMQFFQDNQQRLSLVVNEYGEVLGLVTFEDIVEELIGEFTTSFSNLSNDPHWLADGTYLASGSASLRDLNRLLNLDLPLDGPRTLNGLILEKLEAIPDYDVSIRIAGVVMEIVQFDEHGVKTVKLYQPLVQTNQD
- a CDS encoding type II secretion system F family protein; translated protein: MALVPMLLNKKLSQSEQLYFAQQMLALIQAGLPLLNAIQLLIHSAPKSWQTWLADVHTLLQKGNSFSFCLSSLDGKFSPEFSNLIRVSERTGDLSLALRTISQQLEARIELRRKVQQSLTYPMVTLATSFLLVLVMMIWVVPVFKEVFGHFQAELPVPTRILISISSGIQAYFLEILLGTLVIAAGFVCAWIKSSSLQKYCDALLLRTPLFGNLFRLATLSHWCRTLGHLLETGLPLPDALRVTAQSSNHWVSHDFSAEIFKHLTRGWPLGESLKRADPKSRLLDVETLLLLNIGAESGALAEMLNKRAASLGAQLSGKLNTLSQSLEPALILFVGAIIGSLVIILYLPIFNLGQIV